TTAGTTGACGAGAAGGTAATTGTAAACGGCATTATTGCTCTATTAACAACCGGAGGATCAACCAATCTGACAATGCACTTAGTTGCAATGGCACGAGCGGCTGGCATTATCATTAATTGGGATGATTTCTCTGAACTTTCGCAAGTTGTGCCACTTATTGCTCGTATTTATCCTAATGGCCCTGCCGATATCAACCAGTTTCAAGCAGCAGGTGGTATCGCACTAATTATTCGTGAACTACTGAAAAAAGGCTTAATTCACCGTGATGTCAATACTGTTGCAGGATTTGGCATTGAGCGTTATACCTTAGAACCTTGGCTAAATGAGGGCAAACTTGATTGGCGCGAGGGTACGATAAGCTCTTTAGATAAAGACGTCATTGCTGATATCAATACACCATTTTCATCACATGGTGGTACACAAGTGATGCAAGGTAATTTAGGCAGAGCTGTAATGAAAACTTCTGCCGTACCTGATGAAAATAAAATTATCGAAGCCCCAGCTGTGGTGTTTAATAGCCAACATGATATTGCCACTAAATTTGAAGCTGGTGAGCTAAATAAAGATTGTGTTGTGGTTGTGCGTTATCAAGGGCCACAAGCCAACGGTATGCCAGAATTACATAAATTAATGCCACCATTAGGGGTGTTAATGGATAAAGGCTACAAAGTAGCATTAGTTACCGATGGCCGACTTTCAGGCGCATCTGGTAAAGTGCCCGCTGCAATTCATGTCACTCCTGAAGCCATTAATGGTGGTTTATTATCCAAAGTACACGATGGTGATATCATTCGTGTTAATGGTAAAACAGGTGAGTTAACACTCCTTGTTGATGAACAAACACTCAATGCTCGCCAAGATAAGATGCCTGATTTAAGTACGAACAATATAGGCTGTGGCCGTGAACTGTTTGTGAATTTGCGTCGTCATTTATCCGGAGCTGAACAAGGTGCTTGTTGTATTGATTTTTAATACCAACAAGTTTTAATGCCTAACGAGGAGCAGATTTAATTCATTTGCTCACCATTTTCTAATTAGGAAATACAAATGATGAATCATTGGAATACAAGTGCAGAGTCTGTACTAAAATCAGGGCCAGTTGTTCCTGTTATTGTTATTAATCATATTGATGAAGCTGTGCCTATTGCCAAAGCATTAGTTGCAGGTGGCGTAAAAGTTTTAGAAGTCACATTACGTACTGATTGCGCTATTGAAGCTATTCGCCGTATTGCGAAAGAAGTCCCAGAAGCCATTGTAGGTGCAGGGACCGTGATTAATCCGCAACAGTTAGCACAAGTTACTGAAGCAGGCGCTCAATTTGCTATTAGCCCAGGGTTAACAGAAGCGCTACTCAAAGCAGCTGTAGCTGGAACGATCCCTTTAATTCCGGGTATTTCAACAGTTTCTGAGCTAA
This portion of the Proteus vulgaris genome encodes:
- the edd gene encoding phosphogluconate dehydratase produces the protein MNPKNHDPIQNDFVPLNETVKQVTERIIARSQLTRRAYLKKIEAAKSQTVHRAQLACGNLAHGFAACQADDKNRLKNMVHNDIAIITAYNDMLSAHQPYENYPQKIKKALHAVGAVGQVAGGVPAMCDGVTQGQDGMELSLLSRDVIAMSAAVGLSHNMFDGALYLGICDKIVPGLTMAALSFGHLPAIFVPAGPMTSGLPNKEKVRIRQLYAEGKVDRHALLEAEAASYHSIGTCTFYGTANSNQMVMEMMGLHLPGTSFVHPDTPLRDALTDAAASQIVRLTENSGNYLPIGQLVDEKVIVNGIIALLTTGGSTNLTMHLVAMARAAGIIINWDDFSELSQVVPLIARIYPNGPADINQFQAAGGIALIIRELLKKGLIHRDVNTVAGFGIERYTLEPWLNEGKLDWREGTISSLDKDVIADINTPFSSHGGTQVMQGNLGRAVMKTSAVPDENKIIEAPAVVFNSQHDIATKFEAGELNKDCVVVVRYQGPQANGMPELHKLMPPLGVLMDKGYKVALVTDGRLSGASGKVPAAIHVTPEAINGGLLSKVHDGDIIRVNGKTGELTLLVDEQTLNARQDKMPDLSTNNIGCGRELFVNLRRHLSGAEQGACCIDF
- a CDS encoding bifunctional 4-hydroxy-2-oxoglutarate aldolase/2-dehydro-3-deoxy-phosphogluconate aldolase gives rise to the protein MNHWNTSAESVLKSGPVVPVIVINHIDEAVPIAKALVAGGVKVLEVTLRTDCAIEAIRRIAKEVPEAIVGAGTVINPQQLAQVTEAGAQFAISPGLTEALLKAAVAGTIPLIPGISTVSELMLGMSYGLNEFKFFPAEANGGVKALKAIAGPFSKVRFCPTGGISPDNYRNYLALESVLCIGGSWLVPNDAVKAGDFQRITELAREAVAGAQC